Proteins from one Caulobacter sp. 73W genomic window:
- a CDS encoding manganese catalase family protein, with protein MFMHNKRLMYTVRVDEPNPALATLMLEQFGGPQGELAAAMRYFTQGLAEEDPGRKDMLLDIATEELSHLEVIGSIVAMLNRGVKGQLAEGSMEEAELYMAINQGGESHTTSILYGGAPQLINSAGVPWTAAYLDSIGDPTCDLRSNIAAESRAKIVYERLINVTDDPGIKDALTFLMTREVAHQKSFEKALYSIEPNFPAGKLPGQPEFADKYYDMSQGDGELDGGPRGPWNAGEQWEFVSDRSAQMAVDGGDGDASVNLDADEQAAVEAFAMRTMSRPDADPVTGADLGAGPGAGSTTPVAR; from the coding sequence ATGTTCATGCACAACAAGCGTCTGATGTACACGGTCCGGGTCGACGAGCCGAACCCTGCCTTGGCCACCCTCATGCTCGAGCAGTTCGGCGGACCTCAGGGCGAACTGGCCGCGGCCATGCGCTACTTCACGCAAGGTCTCGCCGAAGAGGATCCGGGTCGCAAGGATATGCTGCTGGATATCGCCACCGAGGAGTTGAGCCACCTGGAGGTGATCGGTTCGATCGTCGCCATGCTCAACCGCGGCGTCAAAGGCCAGCTTGCCGAGGGCTCCATGGAGGAGGCCGAACTCTATATGGCGATCAACCAGGGCGGCGAGAGCCATACCACCTCGATTCTCTACGGCGGCGCCCCCCAACTCATCAATTCCGCGGGCGTGCCTTGGACCGCAGCCTACCTGGACTCGATCGGTGATCCGACCTGCGATCTGCGATCAAACATCGCCGCTGAGTCCCGCGCCAAGATCGTCTATGAGCGCCTGATCAACGTCACCGACGATCCCGGCATCAAGGATGCTCTGACGTTCCTGATGACCCGCGAGGTCGCGCACCAAAAGTCGTTCGAAAAGGCCCTCTACTCGATCGAGCCCAACTTCCCCGCTGGCAAGCTGCCAGGCCAGCCCGAGTTCGCCGACAAGTACTACGACATGTCGCAAGGCGACGGCGAGCTCGACGGCGGTCCCCGCGGTCCTTGGAACGCCGGCGAGCAGTGGGAGTTCGTCAGCGATCGTTCGGCTCAGATGGCTGTCGACGGCGGCGACGGCGACGCCAGCGTCAATCTGGATGCGGACGAGCAGGCGGCGGTGGAAGCCTTCGCCATGCGAACCATGTCCCGACCCGACGCAGACCCTGTCACCGGGGCCGACCTTGGCGCCGGCCCTGGCGCGGGATCCACGACCCCGGTGGCGCGGTAG
- a CDS encoding KGG domain-containing protein: protein MGRRASGGGGQGGGGGQGGGGGQGGGNFAEDRERAAEAGRKGGQS, encoded by the coding sequence CTGGGGCGGCGAGCCTCGGGCGGCGGCGGTCAAGGCGGTGGTGGCGGCCAAGGCGGGGGCGGCGGCCAAGGCGGGGGCAACTTCGCCGAGGACCGCGAACGCGCCGCCGAGGCGGGACGCAAGGGCGGTCAGTCCTAG
- a CDS encoding NAD-dependent epimerase/dehydratase family protein, translating to MHVLDVAETFAAALEGEAPIWEAFNVGSGESISISELAATLARLLHKNIAPQVLNQSRAGNIRHCFADITKLERELGVRPKRRFEAGMEELIAWVREAPKPVDRGESCLAELRENRLVIG from the coding sequence GTGCACGTCCTCGATGTCGCCGAGACTTTCGCAGCCGCCTTGGAGGGGGAGGCGCCTATTTGGGAGGCCTTCAACGTGGGCAGCGGCGAGTCCATCAGCATCAGCGAACTGGCCGCAACGCTCGCGCGCCTGCTGCACAAGAACATCGCGCCGCAGGTGCTCAACCAAAGCAGAGCGGGGAATATCCGTCATTGCTTCGCCGACATCACCAAACTCGAACGTGAGCTTGGCGTGCGGCCCAAGCGCCGGTTCGAGGCAGGCATGGAGGAGCTGATCGCCTGGGTGCGCGAGGCGCCCAAGCCTGTCGATCGTGGTGAGAGCTGCCTGGCTGAGCTGCGCGAAAATCGCCTGGTCATCGGCTGA
- a CDS encoding DUF4142 domain-containing protein produces MKVLLQTAAAGLLAVTLSACGDKAGEQRADGQGNEPVNIAQDVAGAATGVASGAVGAVSADAFARDAAIGGLYEVESSKLALTRSKNPDVIATAKMIIADHTLANDELKALAAAGKAPSLPTSLDERRKGMLDNLTGAAANDFDDRYLDQQTMAHHEALLAFNGYARMGDNADLKAFAAKHAPKLEAHAEMVTKLDRSTNADDEAGSGKSAKANALGKAAHDAKH; encoded by the coding sequence ATGAAAGTCTTACTGCAAACCGCCGCCGCGGGTCTGCTGGCGGTCACGCTGAGCGCCTGTGGCGACAAGGCCGGCGAGCAACGCGCTGATGGGCAAGGCAACGAGCCCGTCAACATCGCCCAGGACGTGGCCGGCGCCGCGACGGGCGTCGCCAGTGGCGCGGTGGGCGCGGTCAGCGCGGACGCCTTTGCGCGTGATGCAGCTATCGGAGGTCTCTATGAAGTTGAGTCTTCGAAGCTAGCCCTCACCCGCTCAAAGAACCCGGACGTCATCGCGACGGCCAAGATGATCATCGCCGACCACACCTTGGCTAACGACGAGCTGAAGGCCTTGGCGGCGGCGGGCAAGGCCCCTTCCCTGCCGACCAGCCTCGATGAACGTCGCAAAGGCATGCTCGACAATCTGACCGGCGCCGCCGCCAATGATTTCGACGACCGCTACCTGGATCAGCAGACCATGGCCCACCACGAGGCGCTTCTGGCGTTCAACGGCTACGCCCGCATGGGCGATAACGCTGATCTGAAGGCCTTCGCGGCCAAGCACGCGCCCAAGCTTGAGGCCCACGCCGAGATGGTCACTAAGCTCGATCGCTCAACCAATGCAGACGACGAGGCCGGCTCTGGCAAATCGGCCAAGGCCAACGCTCTTGGCAAGGCGGCGCACGACGCCAAGCACTAG
- a CDS encoding DNA-3-methyladenine glycosylase, with product MADHWLDLNQPPWRVARALIGSRLTVEGLGGVVVETEAYDSDDEASHSFIGPTARNAAMFGPVGNAYVYRIFGLHWCLNLVCGDQPGGAVLFRALEPTIGIEAMRSRRPDAPFQRLCAGPGNLCQALGIDQRLGGRSFLEPPFGLAAPMGPTPVVVGPRVGITKAVHTPWRFGLAGSPFLSRRFPPQTPDEVSKGQP from the coding sequence ATGGCCGACCACTGGCTCGATCTGAATCAGCCCCCATGGCGCGTGGCTCGCGCCTTGATCGGCTCGCGGTTGACCGTCGAAGGTCTAGGCGGGGTTGTTGTCGAGACCGAAGCCTATGATTCGGACGATGAAGCGTCCCACAGCTTCATTGGCCCCACTGCGCGCAATGCGGCGATGTTTGGCCCGGTGGGGAATGCCTACGTCTATCGGATATTTGGCCTGCACTGGTGTCTGAACCTCGTATGCGGAGATCAGCCTGGCGGCGCTGTGTTGTTTCGCGCGCTTGAGCCGACGATCGGGATTGAAGCCATGCGCAGCCGTCGCCCTGACGCGCCATTCCAAAGGCTTTGCGCGGGCCCAGGAAATCTCTGCCAGGCCCTCGGTATCGATCAGCGACTGGGCGGACGCTCGTTCCTGGAGCCGCCCTTCGGTCTCGCAGCGCCAATGGGTCCGACACCCGTCGTGGTCGGTCCACGGGTCGGCATCACCAAGGCGGTTCATACGCCTTGGCGATTTGGGCTAGCGGGATCCCCCTTCCTGAGCCGACGCTTCCCCCCGCAGACCCCCGACGAAGTCAGTAAGGGACAACCCTAG
- a CDS encoding SDR family oxidoreductase: MQSESLKDPIQDAGVMVAGGTTGIGREISLGLARRGARVFTFGRDAAALAELEKLARGLPGQVQGVTADMSMRADVDRVFTAFDQQIERLDMFVGCAALGAGPLSEMDEDAWRYVVETNLIGTMACTRRALDRLKPHGGRIVLVGSVSADLRAEGEFVYAATKAGVQAFVEALRREERSHHIHVSVVEPGAVATNMQPMDSEAKADAAAKAQMLHAADIARGVLYMLSEPLHCDVSLMRIVPARQAL; encoded by the coding sequence ATGCAGTCTGAAAGCCTTAAGGATCCTATCCAAGACGCCGGGGTCATGGTGGCCGGCGGGACCACCGGGATCGGACGGGAGATTTCGCTTGGGCTAGCCCGCCGAGGAGCGCGGGTTTTCACCTTTGGTCGCGATGCGGCGGCGCTCGCGGAGCTTGAAAAGCTCGCACGCGGCTTACCCGGCCAGGTTCAGGGCGTGACCGCCGATATGTCCATGCGCGCTGATGTCGATCGCGTCTTCACCGCTTTCGACCAGCAGATCGAACGGTTGGACATGTTCGTGGGCTGCGCCGCCTTGGGCGCGGGCCCGCTGTCGGAGATGGACGAGGACGCCTGGCGTTATGTCGTGGAGACCAACCTGATCGGCACGATGGCGTGCACTCGGCGAGCGCTTGATCGTTTAAAACCCCACGGCGGACGCATCGTGCTCGTGGGATCGGTGTCCGCGGACCTGCGCGCCGAGGGCGAGTTTGTCTACGCCGCCACCAAAGCCGGCGTGCAGGCATTTGTTGAAGCGCTTCGACGCGAAGAGCGATCTCACCACATTCACGTCAGCGTCGTCGAACCAGGAGCCGTCGCAACGAACATGCAGCCGATGGACAGCGAGGCCAAGGCTGACGCGGCGGCCAAGGCGCAGATGCTGCATGCCGCCGACATCGCCCGGGGGGTTCTCTACATGCTCAGCGAGCCGCTTCACTGCGACGTCTCGTTGATGCGAATTGTCCCCGCCCGGCAGGCGCTTTGA
- a CDS encoding PRC-barrel domain containing protein, translating into MSLNSAAGWIAPAATMVAAVMTASNLGARVTGAGFVVFLIGSLSWVAVALSSDQQNLLWTNVFLTLVNAVGIWRWLGRQARYERGGAAASRKSAASRAPTLFAAAGLAGRKLLGREGEPIGGVVDAMLRCDELSTSYVVVREGGAAGLGERLHALPVAGLRVVEGGVRCGLDAEELARLPLLGAEWPAQSPPASQGRSSQDS; encoded by the coding sequence ATGTCCCTGAACTCTGCCGCAGGGTGGATCGCGCCGGCCGCGACTATGGTCGCCGCTGTGATGACCGCATCAAATCTCGGCGCGCGTGTAACGGGCGCGGGCTTCGTGGTTTTCCTCATCGGCTCGCTGTCGTGGGTTGCGGTGGCGTTATCGAGCGACCAGCAAAACCTGCTCTGGACCAACGTCTTTCTCACCCTGGTCAATGCGGTGGGGATTTGGCGTTGGCTCGGTCGTCAGGCCCGCTACGAACGTGGGGGCGCCGCAGCTAGTCGTAAGAGCGCCGCCTCGCGGGCCCCGACCCTGTTCGCCGCCGCCGGCCTGGCGGGGCGGAAGCTCCTGGGACGTGAAGGCGAGCCGATTGGCGGCGTCGTGGACGCCATGCTTCGGTGCGATGAGCTCTCGACGAGTTATGTCGTCGTGCGCGAGGGCGGTGCGGCCGGCCTGGGTGAGCGCCTCCATGCGTTGCCGGTGGCCGGTCTGCGCGTCGTTGAAGGTGGCGTCAGGTGCGGCCTAGACGCCGAGGAGCTTGCGCGTCTACCGTTGCTTGGCGCCGAGTGGCCGGCGCAATCGCCGCCCGCCAGCCAAGGCCGCAGCAGCCAAGACAGCTAA
- a CDS encoding L,D-transpeptidase family protein — protein sequence MSGLIQYAVFNPYWNVSEDIAQDRYAPLAVREGAGAIDRLGFEVLSDWTADAVVMPSYHVNWPAVAAGRASVRMRQKPGRDNMMGKVKLMLPNRLGIYLHDTPDKSVMAHSQRALSAGCVRLADALGLAGDLLGQARPFNGAQPETRSPWPRPHLRKPESVCSHGPKATEPSFKEGCFSCYSLASARRFEPASSFPGKPRSRCARRHGDVGRRGSRCAMEGRSILWRSAR from the coding sequence ATGAGCGGTCTTATCCAGTACGCGGTCTTCAATCCCTACTGGAACGTGTCCGAGGACATCGCCCAAGACCGGTACGCGCCCTTGGCGGTGCGCGAAGGGGCCGGCGCCATCGACCGGCTAGGCTTTGAGGTCCTCTCCGATTGGACCGCAGACGCTGTGGTTATGCCCTCGTACCACGTCAATTGGCCTGCGGTCGCAGCGGGCCGCGCCAGTGTCCGGATGCGCCAGAAACCTGGACGCGACAATATGATGGGCAAGGTCAAGCTGATGCTGCCCAATCGGCTTGGCATCTATCTGCACGACACGCCGGACAAGAGCGTAATGGCTCACTCCCAGCGCGCCCTAAGCGCGGGCTGCGTTCGCCTTGCGGACGCGCTAGGCCTGGCGGGCGATCTGTTGGGCCAGGCGAGGCCGTTCAACGGCGCCCAGCCCGAGACCCGCTCGCCTTGGCCGAGGCCGCATCTGCGCAAGCCTGAAAGTGTGTGCTCCCACGGACCTAAGGCGACCGAGCCCAGTTTCAAGGAAGGCTGTTTCAGCTGTTATTCCCTAGCCTCGGCTCGCCGGTTTGAACCGGCGAGCTCTTTTCCAGGGAAGCCGCGGAGCCGCTGCGCCCGCCGTCATGGTGACGTCGGCCGAAGAGGCTCACGATGCGCGATGGAAGGTCGATCTATTCTTTGGCGAAGCGCGCGCTAG
- a CDS encoding DUF3597 domain-containing protein: protein MGLFSSILEKIFNHKSKKSQATPPQQQAVGAPTPVTKAAAPSPAPAAQSAAPQQVDVEAVLSELAQVKGGGGNWRTSIVDLLKLLDLDSSLSARKDLAEELGVRAGQDGSAEQNIALQKAVMKKLADNGGKVPADLRD, encoded by the coding sequence GTGGGCCTCTTCAGTTCAATCCTCGAAAAGATCTTCAACCACAAGAGCAAGAAGTCCCAAGCAACACCGCCGCAGCAGCAGGCGGTGGGCGCTCCAACGCCGGTGACGAAAGCCGCCGCGCCTTCGCCCGCGCCTGCGGCGCAGAGCGCTGCGCCTCAGCAGGTCGACGTTGAAGCGGTGCTGAGCGAACTTGCCCAGGTCAAGGGTGGAGGCGGCAACTGGCGAACATCAATCGTCGACCTCCTCAAGCTGCTTGACCTCGATTCCAGTCTTTCGGCTCGCAAAGACCTGGCCGAGGAACTAGGCGTGCGTGCTGGTCAAGACGGGAGCGCCGAACAAAACATCGCCTTGCAAAAGGCGGTCATGAAGAAGCTTGCGGACAACGGCGGCAAGGTGCCCGCGGACCTTCGTGACTAA
- a CDS encoding SDR family oxidoreductase: MASNRIAGKTVVVVGASSGIGRAASELFASKGARLVLTARGEAGLEATAAACREHGAAVITVVGDISVADVAQAVLTRAVEAFGAVDVWVNNAGVGAVGLFDETPMAANEQIVATNLIGGMHGAHAAIGYFKARGEGVLINTLSLGSFVPAPYAGAYSATKFALRALSQSLRGELAASPHIHVCDVLPTFVDTPGLAHGANFTGRAIKPPPPLVGPKAVARAIVAAAERPRPHTVVGRGMTLVARAAYAVSPELTMRMMRLGFESYFAAAPRVSPTQGNLFSPSVGGAVEGGYRSKSGRLIATSAAVLAVVGLGALWLGSSVKGRA; encoded by the coding sequence ATGGCTTCTAACCGCATCGCGGGCAAGACGGTCGTCGTCGTCGGCGCTTCCAGCGGCATCGGGCGAGCGGCGTCGGAACTTTTCGCCTCCAAAGGCGCGCGGCTGGTGCTCACCGCTCGCGGAGAGGCCGGACTTGAGGCGACCGCCGCAGCCTGCCGCGAACATGGCGCGGCGGTCATCACCGTGGTGGGCGACATCAGCGTAGCCGACGTGGCCCAGGCCGTCTTGACCCGCGCCGTGGAAGCGTTCGGCGCCGTTGATGTTTGGGTGAACAACGCCGGTGTGGGCGCCGTTGGCCTCTTCGACGAAACCCCGATGGCCGCCAACGAACAGATCGTAGCGACGAACCTCATCGGCGGAATGCACGGAGCGCATGCCGCAATCGGATACTTCAAAGCTCGAGGCGAAGGCGTCCTCATCAACACCTTGTCGCTTGGCTCGTTCGTGCCTGCGCCCTACGCCGGCGCTTACAGCGCCACCAAGTTCGCATTGCGGGCGCTGTCGCAATCCCTGCGGGGCGAGCTGGCGGCAAGCCCTCACATCCATGTGTGCGACGTCCTCCCAACCTTCGTCGACACGCCCGGGCTGGCGCACGGCGCAAATTTTACGGGACGGGCGATCAAGCCGCCGCCTCCCCTGGTCGGTCCGAAGGCGGTGGCGCGAGCGATCGTGGCGGCTGCCGAACGTCCTCGCCCACACACGGTCGTTGGTCGGGGCATGACGCTTGTCGCGCGAGCGGCCTATGCGGTCAGCCCCGAACTGACGATGCGGATGATGCGGCTGGGGTTTGAGTCTTATTTCGCCGCTGCCCCAAGGGTCTCACCCACCCAAGGCAATCTCTTCTCGCCCTCCGTGGGCGGCGCAGTCGAAGGCGGCTATCGATCCAAGTCTGGTCGCCTCATCGCCACTTCCGCGGCCGTCCTGGCGGTCGTCGGTCTGGGCGCGCTTTGGCTGGGATCATCCGTGAAGGGGCGTGCATAG